In the genome of Drosophila yakuba strain Tai18E2 chromosome 3R, Prin_Dyak_Tai18E2_2.1, whole genome shotgun sequence, one region contains:
- the LOC6538064 gene encoding aminopeptidase Ey isoform X1: protein MKWFLLFVAALGLGLATADSIDAIDSSETTGSTYNYYRLPTSLRPQKYHLRILTLLENPEDLRFSGSVKILIEALENTRNITLHSKNLTIDESQITLRQIGGEGKKENCVSSTAVNPSHDFYILNTCQELLAGNTYELYMPFAADLNRQLEGYYRSSYKDPVANLTKWISVTQFEPASARLAFPCFDEPDFKAPFVVTLGYHKKYTGLSNMPVKETKPHETLADYIWCEFQESVPMSTYLIAYSVNDFSHKPSTLPNSALFRTWARPNAIDQCDYAAEFGPKVLQYYEQFFGIKFPLPKIDQIAVPDFSAGAMENWGLVTYREIALLYSAAHSSLADKQRVASVVAHELAHQWFGNLVTMKWWTDLWLNEGFATYVASLGVENINPEWRSMEQESLSNLLTIFRRDALESSHPISRPIQMVSEISESFDQISYQKGSTVLRMMHLFLGEESFRSGLQSYLQKFSYKNAEQDNLWESLTQAAHKYRSLPKSYDIKSIMDSWTLQTGYPVINVTRDYSARTAKLNQERYLLNTQVSRAHRGGCWWVPLSYTTQAVQDFNNTAPKAWMECGKNGESLPKTIQDLPGPDQWVIFNTQLSTLYKVNYDAQNWKLLIETLTNGDFQRIHVINRAQLIDDALYLAWTGEQDYEIAMRLIEYLQREREYLPWKSAFENLKRVGRIVRQTPDFEFFKLFFVRYMKKLIFPIYEHLNGINDTFSSIPQQDQVLLKTMVVNWACQYQVGDCVPQALAYYRNWRSEANPDEKNPVPINVRSTVYCTSIKHGSDSDWEFLWTRYKRSNVAAEKRTILTALGCSREVWVLQRYLELTFDPKEAIRKQDSMWAFQAVAFNEVGFLLAKKYFMDNVDFIYKFYHPLTKDMSRLLSPLSEQVITLSDFNEFKDFVNNSRQSLKGLEQAIQQTLEIMLTNVQWKERNYHQMSRSIQQLL, encoded by the exons ATGAAGTGGTTTCTGCTGTTTGTGGCGGCCCTTGGCCTGGGATTAGCCACCGCCGACTCCATCGATGCCATCGACTCCAGCGAGACCACCGGGTCCACCTACAACTACTACCGCCTGCCCACATCGCTGCGCCCGCAGAAGTACCACCTCCGCATCCTCACACTGCTGGAAAATCCGGAGGACCTGCGCTTCTCCGGCTCCGTGAAGATACTGATTGAAGCCCTGGAAAACACCAGGAACATAACGCTGCACTCCAAGAATCTGACCATCGATGAGTCCCAGATCACTCTGCGCCAGATCGGCGGAGAGGGCAAGAAGGAGAACTGCGTTTCCTCCACGGCGGTGAATCCCTCCCACGACTTCTACATCCTCAACACCTGCCAGGAACTCCTGGCCGGCAACACCTACGAGTTGTACATGCCCTTCGCCGCCGACTTGAACCGCCAACTTGAGGGCTACTACCGCAGCTCCTACAAGGATCCCGTGGCCAATCTCACCAA ATGGATCTCCGTTACCCAGTTTGAGCCCGCATCGGCCCGATTGGCATTTCCCTGCTTTGATGAGCCCGACTTCAAGGCTCCTTTCGTGGTCACCTTGGGATATCACAAGAAGTACACGGGTTTGAGCAACATGCCCGTGAAGGAAACCAAGCCACA TGAAACCCTCGCCGACTACATATGGTGCGAGTTCCAGGAGTCGGTGCCCATGTCCACCTACCTGATTGCCTACTCCGTGAACGATTTCTCGCACAAGCCCTCCACCCTGCCAAATAGCGCTCTATTCCGGACTTGGGCCAGGCCCAATGCCATCGATCAGTGCGATTATGCTGCGGAGTTCGGACCCAAAGTGCTGCAATACTACGAGCAGTTCTTCGGCATCAAGTTCCCGCTGCCCAAGATCGATCAGATTGCGGTGCCCGATTTCAGTGCCGGTGCCATGGAGAACTGGGGTCTGGTCACCTACCGGGAGATCGCCCTGCTCTACTCGGCGGCGCACTCCTCGCTGGCGGATAAGCAACGGGTGGCCAGCGTGGTGGCCCATGAGTTGGCCCACCAGTGGTTCGGCAACCTGGTCACCATGAAGTGGTGGACCGACCTGTGGCTCAACGAGGGCTTCGCCACATATGTGGCCAGCTTGGGTGTGGAGAATATCAATCCGGAATGGCGTTCCATGGAGCAGGAGTCGCTGTCCAATCTGCTGACCATTTTCCGTCGGGACGCCCTGGAGAGCAGCCATCCCATCTCGAGACCCATCCAAATGGTGTCGGAGATCTCGGAGAGCTTCGATCAGATCTCGTACCAAAAGGGCTCCACGGTGCTGCGAATGATGCATCTGTTCCTGGGCGAGGAGTCCTTCCGCTCTGGTCTGCAGTCCTATCTGCAGAAGTTCTCCTACAAGAATGCCGAGCAGGACAATCTCTGGGAGTCGCTGACCCAGGCAGCTCACAAGTACCGATCTCTGCCCAAGAGTTATGACATCAAGAGCATCATGGACTCCTGGACCCTGCAAACTGG CTACCCTGTGATCAACGTGACGCGAGACTACTCCGCCAGAACGGCGAAGCTCAACCAGGAGCGCTACCTCCTGAACACCCAGGTGTCCCGAGCTCATCGCGGCGGCTGCTGGTGGGTGCCACTGAGTTACACCACGCAGGCGGTGCAGGACTTCAACAACACGGCGCCCAAGGCTTGGATGGAGTGCGGCAAGAATGGCGAGAGCCTGCCCAAGACCATTCAGGATCTGCCAGGACCCGATCAGTGGGTGATCTTCAACACGCAGCTCTCGACGCTGTACAAGGTCAACTACGATGCCCAGAACTGGAAGCTGCTCATTGAGACCTTGACCAATGGAGATTTCCAGCGCATCCACGTGATCAACCGAGCTCAGTTGATCGACGATGCCCTATATCTGGCCTGGACCGGGGAACAGGACTACGAGATCGCCATGCGACTGATCGAGTATCTGCAGCGGGAGCGCGAGTATCTGCCCTGGAAGTCGGCCTTCGAGAATCTGAAGCGAGTGGGTCGCATTGTCCGCCAGACACCCGATTTCGAGTTCTTCAAG TTGTTCTTTGTC CGCTACATGAAGAAGCTGATCTTCCCGATCTACGAGCACCTGAATGGCATCAACGACACATTCAGCTCGATTCCGCAGCAGGATCAGGTGCTGCTGAAGACGATGGTGGTCAACTGGGCGTGTCAGTACCAGGTGGGCGATTGTGTGCCCCAGGCGTTGGCCTACTACCGCAACTGGAGATCGGAGGCCAATCCCGACGAGAAGAACCCGGTTCCGATCAACGTTCGCAGCACTGTTTACTGCACCTCCATAAAGCACGGATCCGATTCGGATTGGGAGTTCCTGTGGACGCGGTACAAGAGATCCAATGTGGCCGCTGAGAAGCGCACCATTTTGACTGCTCTGGGTTGCTCGAGGGAGGTGTGGGTGCTGCAGCGCTATCTGGAGCTGACCTTTGACCCCAAGGAGGCTATTCGCAAGCAGGACTCGATGTGGGCCTTCCAGGCGGTGGCCTTCAATGAGGTGGGCTTCCTGCTGGCCAAGAAGTATTTCATGGACAACGTCGACTTCATCTACAAGTT CTATCATCCGCTGACCAAGGACATGTCACGCCTCCTCTCGCCGCTTTCCGAGCAGGTCATCACGCTGAGCGACTTCAACGAGTTCAAGGACTTCGTAAACAACTCCCGACAGTCGCTGAAGGGACTGGAACAGGCCATCCAGCAGACCCTGGAGATCATGCTCACCAATGTGCAGTGGAAGGAGCGGAACTACCACCAGATGTCCCGCTCCATCCAGCAGCTCCTCTAG
- the LOC6538064 gene encoding aminopeptidase Ey isoform X2 — MKWFLLFVAALGLGLATADSIDAIDSSETTGSTYNYYRLPTSLRPQKYHLRILTLLENPEDLRFSGSVKILIEALENTRNITLHSKNLTIDESQITLRQIGGEGKKENCVSSTAVNPSHDFYILNTCQELLAGNTYELYMPFAADLNRQLEGYYRSSYKDPVANLTKWISVTQFEPASARLAFPCFDEPDFKAPFVVTLGYHKKYTGLSNMPVKETKPHETLADYIWCEFQESVPMSTYLIAYSVNDFSHKPSTLPNSALFRTWARPNAIDQCDYAAEFGPKVLQYYEQFFGIKFPLPKIDQIAVPDFSAGAMENWGLVTYREIALLYSAAHSSLADKQRVASVVAHELAHQWFGNLVTMKWWTDLWLNEGFATYVASLGVENINPEWRSMEQESLSNLLTIFRRDALESSHPISRPIQMVSEISESFDQISYQKGSTVLRMMHLFLGEESFRSGLQSYLQKFSYKNAEQDNLWESLTQAAHKYRSLPKSYDIKSIMDSWTLQTGYPVINVTRDYSARTAKLNQERYLLNTQVSRAHRGGCWWVPLSYTTQAVQDFNNTAPKAWMECGKNGESLPKTIQDLPGPDQWVIFNTQLSTLYKVNYDAQNWKLLIETLTNGDFQRIHVINRAQLIDDALYLAWTGEQDYEIAMRLIEYLQREREYLPWKSAFENLKRVGRIVRQTPDFEFFKRYMKKLIFPIYEHLNGINDTFSSIPQQDQVLLKTMVVNWACQYQVGDCVPQALAYYRNWRSEANPDEKNPVPINVRSTVYCTSIKHGSDSDWEFLWTRYKRSNVAAEKRTILTALGCSREVWVLQRYLELTFDPKEAIRKQDSMWAFQAVAFNEVGFLLAKKYFMDNVDFIYKFYHPLTKDMSRLLSPLSEQVITLSDFNEFKDFVNNSRQSLKGLEQAIQQTLEIMLTNVQWKERNYHQMSRSIQQLL, encoded by the exons ATGAAGTGGTTTCTGCTGTTTGTGGCGGCCCTTGGCCTGGGATTAGCCACCGCCGACTCCATCGATGCCATCGACTCCAGCGAGACCACCGGGTCCACCTACAACTACTACCGCCTGCCCACATCGCTGCGCCCGCAGAAGTACCACCTCCGCATCCTCACACTGCTGGAAAATCCGGAGGACCTGCGCTTCTCCGGCTCCGTGAAGATACTGATTGAAGCCCTGGAAAACACCAGGAACATAACGCTGCACTCCAAGAATCTGACCATCGATGAGTCCCAGATCACTCTGCGCCAGATCGGCGGAGAGGGCAAGAAGGAGAACTGCGTTTCCTCCACGGCGGTGAATCCCTCCCACGACTTCTACATCCTCAACACCTGCCAGGAACTCCTGGCCGGCAACACCTACGAGTTGTACATGCCCTTCGCCGCCGACTTGAACCGCCAACTTGAGGGCTACTACCGCAGCTCCTACAAGGATCCCGTGGCCAATCTCACCAA ATGGATCTCCGTTACCCAGTTTGAGCCCGCATCGGCCCGATTGGCATTTCCCTGCTTTGATGAGCCCGACTTCAAGGCTCCTTTCGTGGTCACCTTGGGATATCACAAGAAGTACACGGGTTTGAGCAACATGCCCGTGAAGGAAACCAAGCCACA TGAAACCCTCGCCGACTACATATGGTGCGAGTTCCAGGAGTCGGTGCCCATGTCCACCTACCTGATTGCCTACTCCGTGAACGATTTCTCGCACAAGCCCTCCACCCTGCCAAATAGCGCTCTATTCCGGACTTGGGCCAGGCCCAATGCCATCGATCAGTGCGATTATGCTGCGGAGTTCGGACCCAAAGTGCTGCAATACTACGAGCAGTTCTTCGGCATCAAGTTCCCGCTGCCCAAGATCGATCAGATTGCGGTGCCCGATTTCAGTGCCGGTGCCATGGAGAACTGGGGTCTGGTCACCTACCGGGAGATCGCCCTGCTCTACTCGGCGGCGCACTCCTCGCTGGCGGATAAGCAACGGGTGGCCAGCGTGGTGGCCCATGAGTTGGCCCACCAGTGGTTCGGCAACCTGGTCACCATGAAGTGGTGGACCGACCTGTGGCTCAACGAGGGCTTCGCCACATATGTGGCCAGCTTGGGTGTGGAGAATATCAATCCGGAATGGCGTTCCATGGAGCAGGAGTCGCTGTCCAATCTGCTGACCATTTTCCGTCGGGACGCCCTGGAGAGCAGCCATCCCATCTCGAGACCCATCCAAATGGTGTCGGAGATCTCGGAGAGCTTCGATCAGATCTCGTACCAAAAGGGCTCCACGGTGCTGCGAATGATGCATCTGTTCCTGGGCGAGGAGTCCTTCCGCTCTGGTCTGCAGTCCTATCTGCAGAAGTTCTCCTACAAGAATGCCGAGCAGGACAATCTCTGGGAGTCGCTGACCCAGGCAGCTCACAAGTACCGATCTCTGCCCAAGAGTTATGACATCAAGAGCATCATGGACTCCTGGACCCTGCAAACTGG CTACCCTGTGATCAACGTGACGCGAGACTACTCCGCCAGAACGGCGAAGCTCAACCAGGAGCGCTACCTCCTGAACACCCAGGTGTCCCGAGCTCATCGCGGCGGCTGCTGGTGGGTGCCACTGAGTTACACCACGCAGGCGGTGCAGGACTTCAACAACACGGCGCCCAAGGCTTGGATGGAGTGCGGCAAGAATGGCGAGAGCCTGCCCAAGACCATTCAGGATCTGCCAGGACCCGATCAGTGGGTGATCTTCAACACGCAGCTCTCGACGCTGTACAAGGTCAACTACGATGCCCAGAACTGGAAGCTGCTCATTGAGACCTTGACCAATGGAGATTTCCAGCGCATCCACGTGATCAACCGAGCTCAGTTGATCGACGATGCCCTATATCTGGCCTGGACCGGGGAACAGGACTACGAGATCGCCATGCGACTGATCGAGTATCTGCAGCGGGAGCGCGAGTATCTGCCCTGGAAGTCGGCCTTCGAGAATCTGAAGCGAGTGGGTCGCATTGTCCGCCAGACACCCGATTTCGAGTTCTTCAAG CGCTACATGAAGAAGCTGATCTTCCCGATCTACGAGCACCTGAATGGCATCAACGACACATTCAGCTCGATTCCGCAGCAGGATCAGGTGCTGCTGAAGACGATGGTGGTCAACTGGGCGTGTCAGTACCAGGTGGGCGATTGTGTGCCCCAGGCGTTGGCCTACTACCGCAACTGGAGATCGGAGGCCAATCCCGACGAGAAGAACCCGGTTCCGATCAACGTTCGCAGCACTGTTTACTGCACCTCCATAAAGCACGGATCCGATTCGGATTGGGAGTTCCTGTGGACGCGGTACAAGAGATCCAATGTGGCCGCTGAGAAGCGCACCATTTTGACTGCTCTGGGTTGCTCGAGGGAGGTGTGGGTGCTGCAGCGCTATCTGGAGCTGACCTTTGACCCCAAGGAGGCTATTCGCAAGCAGGACTCGATGTGGGCCTTCCAGGCGGTGGCCTTCAATGAGGTGGGCTTCCTGCTGGCCAAGAAGTATTTCATGGACAACGTCGACTTCATCTACAAGTT CTATCATCCGCTGACCAAGGACATGTCACGCCTCCTCTCGCCGCTTTCCGAGCAGGTCATCACGCTGAGCGACTTCAACGAGTTCAAGGACTTCGTAAACAACTCCCGACAGTCGCTGAAGGGACTGGAACAGGCCATCCAGCAGACCCTGGAGATCATGCTCACCAATGTGCAGTGGAAGGAGCGGAACTACCACCAGATGTCCCGCTCCATCCAGCAGCTCCTCTAG